In Treponema sp. OMZ 798, the following proteins share a genomic window:
- a CDS encoding ABC transporter ATP-binding protein has protein sequence MTSKPLNFKNNFFSILPFRQLAVLFFLALVSALAPFVSFWALSKTIDALSSLSQAQNVILYIIFIGAFLVTNDSFEAVRWTYSTYMEGKIFLEMKERLLEKVSKYAYIDIFENPDFLNKLRLADQLIPKFNSFFNSLAMLFSGVLGSLPFLWIGITTAWWVPLVLIAGFLPSLIIKWNLEERLWALEIQNGESYKEAAVHEHILLDSAFAKEIRLWNAASFILKRWKKNRYNLLKETSHLRNKSMGMTLLAHIFEGLVDCGVIAYLYILVSRNALTTGAFVFAVTAVIQLRQNAFTVLLFGVDLKSDFNRLKPYFDVINYDETIIDKNRPCDEEMKASQAEQNTIVLKSLSFSYPKCEEKALKNINLEIRKGEKIAVVGANGSGKSTLIKIISGMYPDFEGAYFFNGKNSKDIAVNELRRSFAAVYQDFARFPMTFEENAAISEIAEQFNDGPNSFKTEKKEFKIDTFKFEELCKRFPIANSMLEPKTLLTRQFEGGLDLSGGQWQRLALMRCAWADREIILLDEPTSALDPDSEHEVLEAMIELMRKKTAIVVTHRLALCRSVDRIIVIEDGSIIETGTHTELINKNGRYAEMFKKQSARYK, from the coding sequence ATGACTTCAAAGCCTTTAAATTTTAAAAACAATTTTTTTTCGATACTGCCTTTTAGGCAGCTCGCGGTCTTGTTCTTTTTGGCTCTTGTGTCGGCCTTGGCTCCCTTTGTGAGTTTTTGGGCTCTTTCAAAGACAATCGACGCTCTTTCAAGCCTTTCTCAAGCTCAAAATGTCATCCTATACATAATCTTTATAGGGGCTTTTTTAGTTACAAACGATAGTTTCGAAGCTGTCCGCTGGACCTATTCTACCTATATGGAGGGAAAAATCTTTTTGGAGATGAAAGAAAGGCTTTTGGAAAAGGTTTCAAAATATGCGTACATCGACATCTTTGAAAATCCCGACTTTTTAAATAAGTTAAGACTGGCCGATCAGCTCATCCCAAAATTTAACAGCTTTTTTAATTCGCTTGCCATGCTTTTTTCGGGAGTGCTTGGCTCTCTCCCCTTTTTATGGATTGGAATTACGACAGCTTGGTGGGTGCCCCTTGTTCTGATTGCGGGTTTTTTACCGAGCTTAATTATAAAATGGAACCTTGAAGAAAGGCTATGGGCCTTGGAAATTCAAAACGGAGAGTCCTACAAGGAGGCGGCCGTTCATGAGCACATTCTTTTGGATTCTGCCTTTGCAAAAGAAATACGCCTTTGGAATGCCGCTTCCTTTATTCTAAAAAGATGGAAAAAGAATAGATATAATCTTTTAAAGGAAACTTCTCATCTTAGAAATAAGAGTATGGGGATGACACTTTTGGCGCATATTTTTGAGGGTCTTGTGGATTGCGGAGTGATTGCATACTTATACATACTTGTAAGCCGAAATGCCTTAACAACGGGAGCCTTTGTTTTTGCGGTTACGGCGGTTATTCAGCTAAGACAAAATGCTTTTACTGTGCTTTTATTCGGTGTCGATCTTAAAAGCGATTTTAACAGGCTAAAGCCTTATTTCGATGTTATAAATTACGATGAAACTATAATAGACAAAAACCGTCCTTGCGATGAGGAAATGAAGGCTTCTCAAGCAGAACAAAATACCATAGTCCTAAAATCGCTTTCATTTTCTTATCCTAAATGCGAAGAAAAGGCCTTAAAAAATATAAACCTTGAAATTAGAAAAGGAGAAAAGATAGCCGTCGTCGGGGCAAACGGTTCCGGTAAATCTACCCTGATTAAAATCATAAGCGGAATGTATCCCGATTTTGAAGGAGCTTATTTTTTTAATGGGAAAAATTCAAAAGATATTGCGGTTAATGAATTAAGAAGGTCTTTTGCAGCCGTCTATCAAGACTTTGCCCGTTTTCCTATGACTTTTGAAGAAAATGCAGCAATTTCCGAAATTGCCGAGCAATTTAATGATGGGCCGAATTCTTTTAAAACTGAAAAAAAAGAGTTTAAGATAGACACCTTTAAATTTGAAGAGCTTTGTAAGCGTTTTCCGATAGCAAATTCCATGTTAGAACCTAAAACCCTGCTTACAAGGCAGTTTGAAGGCGGGCTTGATTTGTCGGGCGGACAATGGCAGAGGCTTGCCCTAATGCGCTGTGCTTGGGCTGATAGGGAAATAATTCTTTTGGATGAACCTACTTCAGCCCTTGATCCCGACTCCGAGCACGAGGTTCTTGAAGCTATGATTGAGCTTATGAGAAAAAAAACGGCAATAGTTGTTACGCATAGGTTGGCCCTTTGCCGCAGCGTCGACAGAATAATTGTAATTGAAGACGGCTCCATCATCGAAACCGGCACCCATACCGAACTTATAAACAAAAACGGCCGCTACGCCGAAATGTTCAAAAAGCAAAGTGCTCGGTATAAATGA
- a CDS encoding extracellular solute-binding protein encodes MIRKNNVFAAGLFFIGLVFALSFTVSCGGKTEKQKVVLTVQAEQGWMPYYKEAVKRVEETHPNTEIKLIEVGAFDHLDRLDATDASNKDVADLFAIPADRLYGLAENEALASIDSKKISSELGGWSNFDLGLGGNLKIGNEYLAFPLNIETLITFVNTANAKAQGADYTKPFELANQKDPATVLLPLFDAWYGVAPANSVAIEFLGKKNGTELFSDMVMEFKDLPAEKRAAIETIYNYWKLNYENKTSLFDADAGWGYIDKEFSNGNKGVIRLGGPWDTGSILEQTKGNLVIYPISHITLNGKPILHWKGGWGLAINSRIEKDAEKYALAEAMIKEIVNPKYAVDFFKATGKILENVPAETYAASNLSDTEKAVIRAVIESYKISPARPLFKEWGKVWDTWRNAVLSWNSVNPKNVEEAYKELKASFDAMMANFKM; translated from the coding sequence ATGATACGTAAAAACAATGTATTTGCAGCCGGTTTATTTTTTATCGGTTTGGTTTTTGCTTTATCGTTCACCGTTTCTTGCGGAGGTAAAACCGAAAAGCAAAAAGTAGTATTAACCGTACAAGCAGAACAAGGCTGGATGCCGTATTATAAAGAAGCAGTAAAAAGGGTTGAAGAAACTCATCCGAATACGGAAATTAAACTTATTGAAGTAGGAGCTTTCGATCATTTGGATAGGCTTGATGCCACAGATGCTTCAAATAAGGATGTAGCAGATTTATTTGCAATTCCTGCCGATAGACTTTACGGACTTGCGGAGAATGAAGCTTTAGCTTCCATCGATTCCAAAAAAATTTCTTCCGAATTGGGCGGCTGGTCGAATTTTGATTTAGGACTTGGCGGAAACTTAAAAATCGGTAACGAATATCTTGCTTTCCCCCTTAATATAGAAACACTCATTACCTTTGTAAATACAGCAAATGCAAAAGCACAAGGTGCCGATTATACCAAACCCTTTGAACTTGCAAATCAAAAAGATCCTGCAACCGTTTTATTGCCTCTTTTTGATGCATGGTACGGAGTTGCTCCTGCAAATTCGGTTGCAATCGAATTCTTAGGAAAGAAAAACGGAACGGAACTTTTTTCCGATATGGTTATGGAATTTAAAGATTTACCGGCAGAAAAAAGAGCTGCAATTGAAACTATATACAATTATTGGAAGCTCAATTATGAAAACAAAACTTCGCTTTTTGATGCAGATGCCGGTTGGGGTTATATTGATAAAGAATTTAGTAATGGAAATAAGGGCGTTATCCGTTTGGGCGGACCGTGGGATACGGGAAGTATTTTAGAACAGACAAAAGGAAATCTTGTAATTTATCCTATAAGCCATATTACCTTAAACGGTAAACCGATTTTACATTGGAAAGGCGGCTGGGGACTTGCTATTAATTCCCGTATCGAAAAAGATGCAGAAAAATATGCACTTGCCGAAGCGATGATAAAAGAAATCGTAAACCCGAAATATGCCGTAGACTTTTTTAAAGCGACCGGTAAGATTTTGGAAAATGTTCCTGCCGAAACATATGCCGCTTCAAATCTTTCAGATACGGAAAAGGCTGTTATTAGGGCAGTAATAGAATCTTATAAAATTTCCCCTGCCCGTCCTTTATTTAAAGAATGGGGAAAAGTTTGGGATACATGGAGAAATGCCGTTCTTTCATGGAACAGTGTTAATCCTAAAAATGTCGAGGAAGCATATAAAGAATTAAAGGCTTCTTTCGATGCAATGATGGCAAACTTTAAAATGTAA
- a CDS encoding virulence RhuM family protein yields MNKEIIIYTTEDGKAKINLQKEHGTVWLSQAEIAELFQTTKQNISKHIKAIFDDGELYEASTVNYKLTVQNEGQRTIQRKIAYYSLDMILAIGYRVRSVRGVQFRNYATTILKEYIIKGFAMDDDRLKDLGGGNYFKELLDRIRDIRSSEKVFYRQVLDLFATSVDYNANTEEAKLFFATVQNKMHYAIHNHTAAELIYGRVDSEKEFMGLTVFKGELPTLKEAKTAKNYLTEKELKGLNNLVSGYLDFAERQAEKEIPMTMKDWIEHVDKILEAAGENLLTGSGTVSRPQMENKVKTEFKKYSMKTLSRAEKDYLNELKRLENLAKKGETEKH; encoded by the coding sequence ATGAATAAAGAAATAATCATTTACACTACCGAAGACGGAAAGGCAAAGATAAATCTGCAAAAAGAGCATGGTACTGTATGGCTGAGTCAAGCGGAGATTGCGGAGCTTTTTCAAACTACAAAGCAGAATATAAGCAAACATATCAAAGCAATTTTTGACGATGGCGAACTGTACGAAGCTTCAACTGTCAACTATAAGTTGACAGTTCAAAACGAAGGACAGAGAACTATTCAAAGAAAAATTGCCTATTACTCCCTCGATATGATTTTAGCGATAGGCTATCGGGTACGGTCGGTTCGGGGTGTACAATTCAGAAACTACGCAACAACGATTTTAAAAGAATACATCATTAAAGGCTTTGCCATGGACGATGACAGGCTCAAAGACCTCGGAGGCGGCAATTATTTCAAAGAACTTTTAGACAGAATCAGGGATATCCGTTCAAGCGAAAAGGTTTTTTACCGACAGGTCTTGGATTTATTTGCAACGAGTGTCGACTATAATGCTAATACCGAAGAGGCCAAATTATTCTTTGCAACTGTACAAAACAAGATGCATTATGCAATACACAATCACACGGCAGCCGAATTAATTTACGGCCGCGTAGATAGCGAAAAAGAATTTATGGGGCTTACGGTTTTTAAAGGAGAACTTCCCACTTTAAAGGAAGCAAAAACGGCAAAAAACTACTTGACAGAAAAAGAGCTTAAAGGCTTAAATAATTTGGTATCGGGATATCTGGATTTTGCCGAAAGGCAAGCAGAAAAAGAAATTCCTATGACAATGAAAGATTGGATAGAGCATGTAGATAAAATACTTGAAGCTGCAGGGGAGAATCTTTTAACCGGCAGTGGAACAGTCTCTAGACCGCAGATGGAAAACAAGGTAAAAACCGAGTTTAAAAAATATTCGATGAAAACCTTGAGCCGGGCGGAAAAAGATTATCTAAATGAATTGAAACGGCTTGAAAACCTTGCTAAAAAAGGCGAAACGGAAAAACATTAA
- a CDS encoding Fic family protein, giving the protein MDIKDFKSGCLKQGYKYQYFMPEKINHDFSWEDPSINTLLEKASFHLGALNSFSSLVPDADMFIIMHIFKESVISNRIEGTRTNIEEALNEQNNLDPEKRDDWQEVHNYVKAMNNAIQELEKLPLSNRLIKNTHKILLSTGRGEHKSPGEFRISQNWIGGTTLSDAVFIPPSHEELPDLLSDFELFLNNNNINIPHLIRIAIAHYQFETIHPFLGGNGRIGRLLISLYLVHSKVLQKPLLYISDFFEKNKTLYYDNLTFARTKNNLPQWIKYFLEGVSQTAENSAQALKKIIDLKTDLEKNKLVSLGKRTKTANEFLYLLFHSPVITSASLQKEMKITAKTANSLINAFIELNILKERTGYSRNRIFVFDKYVKLFM; this is encoded by the coding sequence ATGGATATAAAAGACTTTAAATCCGGCTGCTTAAAACAAGGATATAAATATCAATATTTTATGCCTGAAAAAATAAATCATGATTTTTCATGGGAAGATCCCTCTATCAACACTCTTTTAGAAAAAGCTTCTTTTCATTTAGGTGCATTAAATTCTTTTTCATCTTTGGTTCCGGATGCAGATATGTTTATCATAATGCATATTTTTAAAGAATCTGTTATATCGAACCGTATTGAAGGAACTCGCACAAATATTGAAGAAGCTTTAAATGAACAGAATAATTTGGACCCTGAAAAAAGAGATGATTGGCAGGAAGTTCATAATTATGTAAAAGCCATGAATAATGCAATACAGGAGCTTGAAAAATTACCGCTTTCAAATCGATTGATTAAAAATACACATAAAATATTACTTTCAACAGGAAGAGGAGAACATAAAAGTCCGGGAGAATTCCGAATTTCTCAAAATTGGATAGGCGGAACAACTCTTTCAGATGCAGTTTTTATTCCTCCTTCACATGAAGAACTTCCGGATCTTTTGTCGGATTTTGAGCTTTTTTTAAACAACAACAATATCAACATTCCTCACTTAATACGCATTGCAATAGCTCATTACCAGTTTGAAACTATACATCCTTTTTTAGGCGGAAACGGCAGAATCGGAAGACTTTTAATAAGTCTTTATTTGGTACACAGCAAGGTTCTACAAAAACCTCTTTTGTATATTTCCGATTTTTTTGAAAAAAATAAAACCCTTTATTATGATAACCTCACTTTTGCCCGTACAAAAAATAATCTCCCTCAATGGATAAAGTATTTTTTAGAAGGAGTAAGTCAAACTGCCGAAAATTCGGCCCAAGCATTAAAGAAAATAATTGACTTAAAAACCGATTTGGAAAAAAACAAATTAGTTTCTCTTGGAAAACGCACTAAAACCGCAAACGAATTTTTATATCTCCTTTTTCATAGTCCCGTCATAACAAGTGCTTCTCTACAAAAAGAAATGAAAATTACCGCCAAGACAGCCAATAGCTTGATAAATGCTTTTATTGAACTAAATATACTAAAAGAGCGGACCGGTTATTCACGAAATAGAATATTTGTTTTTGATAAATATGTTAAACTTTTTATGTAG
- a CDS encoding O-acetyl-ADP-ribose deacetylase → MENTSTSSMEIINADITKLRVDAIVNAANTTLLGGSGVDGAIHAAAGPELLEECRKLKGCKTGEAKITKAYKLPSKYVIHTPGPVYEGGKNGEAELLASSYRSCLNLALEYGCKSIAFPCISTGVYGYPKKEAAKIALKEISAFLKEHKDMKVFIVCFGKENEEIYRRVMEKSYST, encoded by the coding sequence ATGGAAAATACAAGTACTTCATCTATGGAAATAATTAATGCCGATATTACAAAATTAAGGGTTGATGCCATTGTAAACGCTGCAAATACCACTCTTTTAGGCGGAAGCGGGGTTGACGGGGCTATTCATGCCGCTGCAGGCCCTGAATTATTGGAAGAATGTAGAAAATTAAAAGGCTGTAAGACAGGGGAAGCTAAGATAACAAAGGCTTATAAACTTCCTTCAAAATATGTAATTCATACGCCGGGTCCTGTCTATGAAGGCGGAAAAAACGGAGAGGCTGAACTTTTAGCTAGTTCTTATAGATCATGCTTAAATTTGGCTCTTGAATACGGCTGTAAGTCCATAGCCTTTCCCTGTATAAGTACAGGAGTTTACGGTTATCCTAAGAAAGAAGCTGCAAAAATTGCCTTAAAAGAGATTTCCGCCTTTTTAAAAGAACATAAGGATATGAAGGTTTTTATCGTTTGCTTTGGAAAGGAAAATGAGGAGATTTATAGAAGAGTGATGGAAAAAAGCTATTCTACATAA
- the rny gene encoding ribonuclease Y has protein sequence MNWILYVILPAVCIILGWTIRWLYARFQLSASEQRAERILQEAIKDAEAQKKEFLLEAKEQLIREQKQQERENRERRSDLQRFERRLTQKEELLDKRVETVEKQEKELVKREAALDERAEILSGEEERYREELERISGLTQQQAKDLIIRDLETEAKHDAVTIINKIEQEAQLTAEKKARDILITTIQRLATETASDITVSTVSLPSDEMKGRIIGREGRNIRALETLTGVDIIIDDTPEAVVVSCFDPVRKEIARVALERLILDGRIHPARIEEIVQKVTREISQKVYEEGERVLFDLGIHNMNQEGVRALGRLYFRTSYGQNVLHHSKEVAVIAGMIASEIGANVEIAKRGALLHDVGKGAETDSDKNHAEIGMELAKKINEDPRVVNAVGAHHNDIEPTCIESVIVQIADAISAARPGARRETMDNYVKRLENLEQLAEGFSGVEKAYAIQAGRELRVVINNEKISDADTKILARDIAKKIENDLQYPGRIRVTLIRETRIVEYAR, from the coding sequence ATGAATTGGATTTTGTATGTCATCCTTCCTGCTGTCTGTATAATTCTTGGATGGACGATTCGCTGGCTTTACGCCAGATTTCAACTATCTGCTTCTGAACAACGTGCAGAACGGATTTTACAGGAGGCAATTAAAGATGCTGAAGCTCAGAAGAAGGAATTTCTTCTTGAAGCAAAAGAGCAGCTGATTCGGGAACAAAAACAGCAGGAACGGGAAAATAGGGAACGCAGGAGCGATCTCCAGCGTTTTGAACGAAGATTGACACAAAAAGAGGAACTCCTCGATAAGCGTGTCGAAACTGTAGAAAAGCAAGAAAAAGAACTTGTCAAGAGGGAAGCCGCACTTGATGAGCGTGCTGAAATTTTAAGCGGCGAAGAAGAAAGATACAGGGAAGAATTGGAAAGAATTTCCGGTTTGACCCAGCAGCAGGCAAAGGATTTGATTATCCGTGACTTAGAAACTGAGGCAAAGCATGATGCAGTTACTATTATAAACAAGATAGAACAAGAAGCTCAGCTTACGGCAGAAAAAAAGGCGCGGGATATTTTAATTACGACGATCCAACGTCTTGCAACGGAAACGGCGAGCGACATCACTGTCTCAACGGTCAGCTTGCCCAGCGATGAGATGAAAGGAAGAATTATCGGCCGCGAAGGCCGCAACATTCGAGCCTTGGAAACCCTAACCGGTGTAGATATAATAATCGACGATACACCTGAAGCTGTTGTAGTATCTTGTTTTGACCCTGTACGCAAGGAAATTGCAAGAGTTGCCTTAGAAAGATTGATTCTTGACGGCCGAATTCACCCGGCCCGCATTGAAGAGATTGTGCAAAAGGTAACCAGAGAAATTTCGCAAAAGGTTTATGAAGAAGGAGAGAGGGTTTTATTCGACCTCGGTATCCATAACATGAACCAAGAAGGCGTAAGGGCCTTGGGAAGGCTCTACTTTAGAACGAGCTACGGACAAAATGTTCTACATCATTCTAAAGAGGTTGCAGTAATAGCCGGAATGATTGCAAGCGAAATCGGCGCAAATGTCGAAATCGCAAAACGCGGTGCCTTGCTGCATGATGTCGGAAAGGGTGCAGAAACCGACTCCGATAAAAACCATGCAGAGATAGGAATGGAACTAGCAAAGAAGATCAATGAAGATCCGAGGGTTGTCAATGCCGTAGGTGCTCACCACAACGATATAGAGCCCACCTGCATTGAATCGGTAATAGTGCAGATTGCGGATGCAATTTCAGCTGCCCGTCCCGGTGCAAGACGAGAAACTATGGATAACTATGTTAAGCGGCTTGAAAACCTTGAACAGCTGGCTGAAGGCTTTAGCGGAGTCGAAAAGGCCTATGCAATCCAAGCCGGAAGGGAATTGCGGGTTGTTATCAACAACGAAAAGATTTCCGATGCCGATACCAAGATTTTAGCCCGGGACATTGCAAAAAAAATCGAAAACGATTTGCAGTACCCCGGAAGAATCCGCGTAACCCTAATACGCGAAACACGTATCGTCGAATACGCCCGCTAA
- a CDS encoding sugar ABC transporter permease — protein sequence MKKQNELYLSDKQPLNTGGRIFLTLSYLIMIVWALFIILPLAIIVVSAFNGNQGKNISLQSVFSFSLKHFEYLFTETYFFMWVKNTLIVAIATALLTLLIVSFTGYAYSRYKFTGKKTILMGIMLIQIIPVFAGLTAFYTLHSIISTAIPFFSKKAMLVLIYSGGGIVGNTFILKGYIDSISRELDDAAKIDGCSNMGVYRLIIMPIARPMLAIIALWSFIGPFMDYMLPKVLLTNSKDYTLTVGLFTLINDARTMNAPAFAAGGLLTAIPIIILFISLQNQLVSGLSSGSVKG from the coding sequence ATGAAAAAACAAAATGAACTTTATTTGTCGGATAAGCAGCCTCTCAATACCGGAGGTAGAATTTTTCTTACCCTTTCCTATCTGATTATGATCGTCTGGGCTTTATTTATTATTTTGCCTCTGGCTATTATTGTTGTATCGGCGTTTAACGGAAATCAAGGGAAAAATATTTCACTTCAATCGGTGTTCAGTTTTTCGCTTAAGCACTTTGAATATCTTTTTACCGAGACCTATTTTTTTATGTGGGTAAAAAATACGCTTATTGTAGCTATTGCAACCGCCTTACTGACACTTTTAATCGTGTCATTTACCGGTTATGCGTATTCACGGTATAAATTTACGGGCAAAAAAACTATTCTTATGGGAATTATGCTTATCCAAATTATACCGGTTTTTGCGGGACTTACCGCGTTTTATACTCTCCATTCGATTATTTCTACGGCAATTCCGTTTTTTTCAAAAAAGGCAATGCTTGTTTTAATTTATTCGGGAGGAGGAATCGTAGGAAACACATTTATACTAAAAGGCTATATAGATTCAATTTCGCGGGAGCTTGACGACGCTGCAAAAATAGACGGATGCTCAAATATGGGGGTTTATCGGCTGATCATTATGCCGATTGCGCGTCCGATGCTTGCCATTATTGCACTTTGGTCGTTTATCGGGCCTTTTATGGATTACATGTTACCGAAAGTTTTACTTACTAATTCAAAAGATTATACGCTTACCGTAGGCTTATTTACACTTATAAACGACGCAAGAACTATGAACGCACCGGCATTTGCGGCGGGCGGCTTATTAACGGCAATACCGATCATAATCTTGTTTATCAGTTTGCAAAATCAACTGGTTTCAGGGCTAAGTTCCGGTTCGGTAAAAGGATAG
- a CDS encoding carbohydrate ABC transporter permease yields the protein MEAKIAELEIRYIPDILAHKALLQKKLQTVKEKLADIDEDERTIIQKTIELTVAERKEKLKTELKTLSEKYTSKSISKKAYKTECKIKRAAYKEDVLAASFTDPKVSLQEEIKNITYRLKMDIKTKLNVLESDIADVRRKTPIELERFPLISVFTCFLPGLGQLLNKQYVKAGIFFLSSIFIYLIAFPYILGYTNYQGSGISGLIGLAEGGTKIDKSIIFMIEGIIALILILFSVLLYTVSFKDVRKVEVNALKGIRRKTWFESKRSIEREGFPYLVSAPALIVIVFIVIVPILTTVFISFTNMDPVHQNKFSWIGLQNYKTLITGHGVAGKAFYLILGWTLIWTVGASTLSIVIGFVLSLIVNQERIKGKSVFRTIYLLPWAVPAFITIMFFSIMASRGGPISELLEKLFGLSIDIKNNPHLTRTALILLQSWLGSAYIFLLSTGVLQGIPKDLYEAAEIDGATGFQRTMKITVPLVLYQTAPLLIMQYTFNFNNFSIIYLFNLGGPFNPTKYGNLAGSSDILISYIYKLTIENQYQAIGAAITIGISLVLMVFAFLNFRRTKAFKED from the coding sequence TTGGAAGCAAAAATTGCAGAACTTGAAATACGATATATACCGGATATCCTTGCCCATAAAGCATTGCTTCAAAAGAAACTCCAGACAGTAAAAGAAAAACTAGCAGATATTGATGAAGATGAAAGAACAATTATTCAAAAAACAATTGAGCTGACCGTTGCAGAGCGTAAAGAAAAATTAAAAACTGAACTGAAAACGCTATCGGAAAAATATACATCCAAATCCATTTCAAAAAAAGCCTATAAAACCGAATGTAAAATCAAAAGAGCTGCATATAAGGAAGATGTTCTTGCTGCATCTTTTACCGACCCCAAAGTGAGTTTACAAGAAGAAATTAAAAATATTACATATCGGCTTAAAATGGATATAAAAACAAAACTGAATGTTTTAGAATCGGATATTGCCGATGTAAGAAGAAAAACGCCTATCGAATTGGAACGGTTTCCTTTAATTTCCGTTTTTACTTGTTTTTTACCCGGTCTCGGACAGTTATTAAATAAACAATATGTAAAAGCCGGTATTTTCTTTTTATCTTCAATTTTTATTTATCTCATTGCATTCCCCTATATTTTAGGCTATACGAATTATCAAGGTTCCGGAATTTCAGGGCTTATCGGACTTGCCGAAGGCGGAACAAAAATAGATAAATCAATTATTTTTATGATTGAAGGCATTATAGCTCTAATTTTAATTCTTTTTTCGGTCTTGCTGTATACTGTTTCTTTTAAAGATGTTCGGAAGGTTGAAGTAAATGCCTTAAAAGGCATAAGACGGAAAACTTGGTTTGAAAGCAAACGGAGCATTGAACGGGAGGGCTTTCCTTATTTGGTGTCAGCTCCGGCTTTAATTGTTATTGTATTTATCGTAATAGTTCCGATTTTGACGACGGTTTTTATTTCGTTTACAAATATGGATCCGGTACATCAAAATAAATTTTCATGGATAGGTTTACAAAACTATAAAACGCTGATAACGGGACACGGCGTTGCAGGTAAAGCATTTTATCTTATTTTGGGATGGACTCTTATTTGGACGGTAGGAGCCTCCACGCTTTCGATTGTTATAGGCTTTGTTTTAAGTCTTATTGTCAATCAAGAAAGAATAAAAGGAAAATCAGTTTTTAGAACAATTTATCTTTTACCGTGGGCGGTGCCTGCGTTTATAACAATTATGTTTTTTTCGATAATGGCTTCGCGCGGCGGTCCTATTTCAGAATTGCTTGAAAAACTGTTTGGGCTTTCGATTGATATTAAAAATAATCCGCATCTTACCCGCACAGCACTTATTCTTTTACAGAGCTGGCTCGGTTCCGCATATATCTTTTTACTTTCTACGGGCGTTTTGCAGGGCATTCCAAAAGATTTATATGAAGCTGCCGAAATAGACGGTGCAACCGGCTTTCAGCGTACTATGAAAATTACCGTGCCTTTAGTGCTTTATCAAACCGCTCCGCTTTTAATAATGCAGTATACCTTTAATTTTAATAACTTTTCGATTATATATCTTTTTAATTTGGGCGGGCCTTTTAACCCGACAAAATATGGAAATTTGGCAGGAAGTTCGGATATATTGATTTCTTATATTTATAAATTAACTATCGAAAATCAATATCAAGCGATAGGGGCTGCAATTACGATAGGAATTTCGCTGGTTCTTATGGTATTTGCATTTTTGAATTTTAGAAGAACAAAAGCTTTTAAAGAAGATTAA